One Microvirga thermotolerans DNA window includes the following coding sequences:
- a CDS encoding alpha,alpha-trehalose-phosphate synthase (UDP-forming): MPRLVVVSNRVAIPDPTGKGSAGGLAVALKEAFQAYRGLWFGWSGRVSAHPSLEPKLVDKGNVHYALMDLTPIDRQEYYNGFANRALWPNMHYRLGLSEFSRADYAGYLRVNRSFANALARMTRPDDLIWVHDYHLIPLAAELRALGLTNRIGYFHHIPWPAPEVFGTLPGSRELLRSIADYDLVGVQTDRDADNLRRGIVQEFGATQQGTDVVVLDGRRTRIKGFPIGIDVKGFQQVARRSPAHRVVAQTVASLGPRRLIIGVDRLDYSKGIPERMEAFERFLISNPDQRGNVTFLQIAPTSRSEVPEYASLSRTASETLGRINGALGEPGWVPIQYVTSAYPRSVLASLYKIARVGLVTPMRDGMNLVAKEYVAAQDPEDPGVLILSKFAGAAQQLTDAFIVNPNDKFEVAEAIRDALHMDREERIARWKRMMKIIEDYDVSWWADSFLKELGDRKGTNKARRRVPLER, from the coding sequence TTGCCTCGGCTCGTCGTCGTTTCCAACCGCGTCGCCATTCCGGATCCGACCGGCAAGGGTTCGGCAGGCGGCCTCGCCGTCGCCCTGAAGGAGGCCTTCCAGGCCTATCGGGGCCTCTGGTTCGGATGGAGCGGACGGGTTTCGGCCCATCCCTCCCTCGAGCCGAAGCTGGTGGACAAGGGCAACGTGCACTACGCCCTCATGGATCTCACGCCCATCGACCGGCAGGAATACTATAACGGCTTCGCCAACCGCGCCCTGTGGCCCAACATGCACTACCGCCTGGGCCTGTCGGAGTTCTCCCGGGCCGATTACGCGGGCTATCTCCGGGTCAACCGCAGCTTCGCGAACGCCCTGGCGCGCATGACGCGGCCGGACGACCTGATCTGGGTGCACGACTACCACCTGATCCCGCTCGCGGCGGAGCTCAGGGCGCTGGGGCTGACGAACCGCATCGGCTACTTCCACCACATCCCCTGGCCCGCGCCGGAGGTCTTCGGAACCCTGCCGGGCAGCCGCGAGCTCCTGCGCTCCATCGCCGATTACGACCTCGTCGGCGTGCAGACCGACCGGGACGCGGACAACCTGCGCCGGGGCATCGTGCAGGAATTCGGCGCGACGCAGCAGGGGACCGACGTCGTCGTTCTCGACGGGCGCCGGACGCGGATCAAGGGCTTTCCCATCGGGATCGACGTCAAGGGCTTTCAGCAGGTCGCCCGGCGCAGCCCCGCCCACCGGGTCGTGGCGCAGACCGTCGCAAGCCTGGGCCCGCGCCGGCTCATCATCGGCGTCGACCGCCTCGACTACTCGAAGGGCATTCCCGAGCGCATGGAAGCCTTCGAGCGGTTCCTCATCAGCAACCCCGACCAGCGCGGGAACGTGACCTTCCTGCAGATCGCGCCCACGAGCCGCAGCGAGGTTCCGGAATACGCCTCCTTGAGCCGCACGGCGAGCGAGACCCTCGGGCGCATCAACGGGGCTCTCGGCGAGCCGGGCTGGGTGCCGATCCAATACGTCACGAGCGCCTATCCCCGCTCCGTCCTGGCGAGCCTCTACAAGATCGCCCGCGTGGGACTGGTGACGCCCATGCGCGACGGCATGAACCTGGTGGCCAAGGAATACGTCGCCGCCCAGGATCCGGAGGATCCCGGCGTGCTGATCCTCTCCAAGTTCGCCGGCGCGGCCCAGCAGCTCACCGATGCGTTCATCGTCAACCCCAACGACAAGTTCGAGGTGGCCGAGGCCATCCGCGACGCGCTCCACATGGATCGGGAGGAGCGCATCGCGCGCTGGAAGCGGATGATGAAGATCATCGAGGACTACGACGTGAGCTGGTGGGCGGATTCCTTCCTGAAAGAGCTCGGCGACCGCAAGGGCACAAACAAGGCGCGCCGCCGCGTGCCTCTGGAGAGATAG
- a CDS encoding adenylate/guanylate cyclase domain-containing protein: MSPSRIPSVAEPRPIGLRELRLASGFVMLAFLVTHFGNHALGLVSIPAMEEGRRIFNLFWRNPLGLLLLYGSLLLHYALALVALYRRRTLRMPAREAAQLLLGLSLPFLLIPHVSGTRLELLVTGRAVGYPDVLRTVWIVAPENAARQTAALLVAWIHGCLGVSFWLRSKSGLRRYGLLLYTGAVLVPVLALLGFVEAGADLAADPGRFPPLPGPDGGERIGSLRTGLYLAFAASIAGTLAARGVRSYRDRRRHLRIAYPGMRVVSIPQGFSVLEASRMGGIPHQAACGGRGRCSTCRIRVVRGLEAQPAPAPQELATLRRIGAPPDVRLACQLRPVQDLSVVPVLSPAEHGTGGRAGRGVTTRGQEREIAVLFCDLREFTQFTEARLPFDTVFLLNRYFEVVGHAVESAGGHLDKFIGDGALALFGLTGPPERAAKQAFTAALRILEGVERLNRHYESELDRPLRVAMGLHAGPAIVGEMGYGQAMGLTAVGDTINAASRLEGLAKDLDAPLVVSADLARRAGLALEGHERQTASVRGRAAPIDAWIVRDAGAFAAETENS; the protein is encoded by the coding sequence ATGAGCCCGTCGCGCATCCCTTCCGTCGCCGAGCCCAGGCCCATCGGCCTGCGCGAGCTGCGCCTCGCCTCCGGGTTCGTGATGCTCGCGTTCCTTGTCACCCATTTCGGCAACCACGCCCTCGGGCTCGTATCGATTCCGGCCATGGAGGAGGGGCGCCGGATCTTCAACCTGTTCTGGCGCAACCCTCTCGGCCTTCTCCTCCTCTACGGGTCGCTGCTGCTCCACTACGCCCTTGCCCTCGTGGCGCTCTACCGGCGCCGGACCCTGCGGATGCCGGCGCGCGAGGCGGCACAGCTCCTCCTCGGCCTGTCGCTTCCCTTCCTCCTCATCCCCCACGTCTCCGGGACGCGGCTGGAGCTTCTGGTGACGGGACGCGCGGTGGGATATCCGGACGTGCTGCGGACCGTTTGGATCGTGGCGCCGGAGAATGCGGCCCGGCAGACCGCCGCCCTCCTGGTGGCGTGGATCCACGGCTGCCTCGGGGTGTCCTTCTGGCTGAGGTCGAAGAGCGGGCTCAGGCGCTACGGGCTTCTGCTCTATACGGGGGCCGTACTGGTGCCCGTCCTCGCGCTGCTCGGCTTCGTCGAGGCGGGCGCGGATCTCGCCGCCGATCCGGGGCGCTTTCCTCCTCTGCCGGGTCCCGACGGCGGCGAGCGCATCGGCAGCCTCCGCACCGGCCTCTATCTCGCCTTCGCCGCCTCGATCGCCGGAACCCTCGCCGCGCGCGGCGTCCGGAGCTACCGCGACCGGAGACGGCATCTGCGCATCGCCTATCCCGGGATGCGGGTGGTTTCGATTCCCCAGGGCTTCAGCGTCCTCGAAGCGAGCCGCATGGGCGGCATCCCCCATCAGGCGGCCTGCGGCGGGCGCGGCCGATGCTCCACCTGCCGGATCCGGGTGGTGCGCGGGCTCGAAGCGCAGCCTGCGCCCGCGCCGCAGGAACTCGCCACTCTCAGGCGCATCGGCGCGCCGCCGGACGTGCGCCTCGCCTGCCAGCTTCGCCCGGTGCAGGATCTTTCCGTGGTGCCGGTCCTGTCTCCGGCGGAGCACGGCACGGGAGGCAGGGCCGGACGAGGCGTCACCACGCGCGGGCAGGAGCGGGAGATCGCGGTGCTGTTCTGCGACCTGCGGGAGTTCACGCAGTTCACGGAGGCGCGCCTTCCCTTCGACACGGTCTTCCTCCTCAACCGCTACTTCGAGGTCGTGGGCCATGCGGTGGAGAGCGCAGGGGGCCATCTCGACAAGTTCATCGGCGACGGGGCGCTCGCCCTCTTCGGCCTCACGGGCCCGCCCGAACGGGCGGCGAAGCAGGCCTTCACGGCGGCGCTCCGGATTCTCGAGGGCGTCGAGCGCCTCAACCGTCACTACGAAAGCGAGCTCGACCGCCCGCTCCGGGTGGCCATGGGGTTACATGCGGGTCCCGCCATCGTGGGTGAGATGGGGTACGGGCAGGCGATGGGGCTGACGGCGGTCGGGGACACCATCAACGCGGCGAGCCGCCTCGAAGGGCTGGCGAAGGACCTCGACGCGCCGCTCGTCGTCTCCGCGGACCTTGCGCGGCGGGCCGGGCTCGCACTCGAAGGACACGAGCGCCAGACCGCCTCCGTGCGGGGGCGGGCCGCGCCCATCGATGCCTGGATCGTCCGCGACGCAGGCGCTTTCGCCGCCGAGACGGAGAATTCCTGA
- a CDS encoding flavodoxin family protein, with amino-acid sequence MPAPEPRKGTPDPTLSEEEFRARFLSQFQDPAFDPLAAELDRVAAAAWDAYSKYRKSPRTQKAGPGFADPDFDLAVDWIAAREAILAAQRRHEDAEAPSRILLISASSRSEHTCPGEMSKSYRLAAIAQEVFAGAPNVAVELLELSRLAAEYGRRIHPCKACFSTAAALCHWPCSCYPNYAMGQTQDWMNEIYPKWVEAHGIMIVTPVNWYQATSPLKLMMDRLVCADGGNPDPTRTGGKDARRAKEVELEGWDYPKHLSGRLFSVVVHGDAAGAENLRRLLADWLSDMDLIPAGAPAEIDRYIGYWEPYATSHEALDRDLDIQAEVRNAAYALLEGVAAKREGRLLSAGRQLKEPRQK; translated from the coding sequence TTGCCCGCACCCGAACCACGCAAGGGAACGCCGGACCCCACCTTGAGCGAGGAGGAGTTCCGCGCGCGCTTCCTCAGCCAGTTCCAGGATCCGGCCTTCGATCCGCTTGCCGCCGAGCTCGACCGCGTCGCCGCGGCCGCCTGGGATGCCTACAGCAAGTACCGCAAGAGTCCGCGCACGCAAAAGGCGGGTCCCGGCTTCGCGGATCCCGACTTCGATCTTGCGGTCGACTGGATCGCCGCGCGGGAAGCCATCCTCGCGGCACAGCGACGGCATGAGGACGCGGAAGCGCCCTCCCGGATCCTGCTGATCAGCGCCTCGTCGCGCAGCGAGCACACCTGCCCCGGCGAGATGTCGAAGAGCTATCGCCTCGCCGCCATCGCGCAGGAGGTCTTCGCCGGCGCGCCGAACGTCGCGGTGGAACTGCTGGAATTGAGCAGGCTCGCGGCGGAGTACGGCCGCCGCATCCATCCCTGCAAGGCGTGCTTCTCCACGGCGGCGGCCCTCTGCCACTGGCCCTGTTCCTGCTATCCCAACTACGCCATGGGGCAGACGCAGGATTGGATGAACGAGATCTATCCGAAATGGGTCGAGGCGCACGGGATCATGATCGTCACGCCGGTGAACTGGTATCAGGCGACGTCGCCGCTGAAGCTGATGATGGACCGGCTCGTCTGCGCCGACGGCGGGAACCCCGATCCCACGCGCACCGGAGGGAAGGATGCCAGGCGGGCGAAGGAAGTCGAGCTTGAGGGCTGGGACTATCCCAAGCACCTGTCGGGACGGCTGTTCTCGGTGGTCGTGCACGGCGATGCGGCCGGGGCCGAGAACCTGCGCCGCCTTCTGGCCGACTGGCTCTCCGACATGGATCTCATCCCCGCCGGCGCACCCGCGGAAATCGACCGCTACATCGGCTACTGGGAGCCCTATGCCACGAGCCACGAAGCCCTCGACCGGGACCTGGACATACAGGCGGAAGTGCGCAACGCGGCCTATGCGCTGCTCGAAGGCGTCGCCGCCAAGAGGGAAGGGCGCCTCCTTTCGGCGGGACGGCAGCTGAAGGAGCCCCGGCAGAAATGA
- a CDS encoding ABC transporter substrate-binding protein, translating into MRLSILGLSLAGTVCIAPLAAQAQAPLTVYCSILEEQCRVGVAAFEKATGAKVTMVRKSTGETLAQIRAEASNPRADVWWGGPGDSHIQAAEEGLTAAYKSPMLPQLHDWAVRFAEQAGYRSTGTYLGALGIGYNTKVLASRNLPEPKCWADLLDPKYRDEVQVSDPNSSGTAYVFLATLVQLMGEDKAFDYMKALHRNINQYTKSGAAPVKAVALGETAIGIAFMHDMVTMIADGAPVKTVAPCEGTGYETGSVSIVKGGKNPEMAQKFVDWALSAEAQKLVGADLKIYSIPSNKGAPVSPDAPKLGEMKLITYDTAKYGSVAERTRLLRKWDAEVKSAAK; encoded by the coding sequence ATGCGTCTTTCGATTCTCGGGCTCTCACTGGCCGGGACCGTCTGCATCGCGCCCCTGGCCGCTCAGGCGCAGGCGCCGCTCACCGTCTACTGCTCGATCCTCGAGGAGCAGTGCCGCGTCGGCGTCGCCGCCTTCGAGAAGGCGACCGGCGCGAAGGTGACGATGGTCCGCAAGAGCACCGGCGAGACGCTCGCGCAGATCCGGGCGGAGGCTTCCAACCCGCGCGCGGACGTCTGGTGGGGCGGGCCTGGCGACTCGCACATCCAGGCGGCCGAGGAGGGCCTGACCGCCGCCTACAAGTCTCCCATGCTGCCGCAGCTCCACGACTGGGCGGTTCGCTTCGCCGAGCAGGCGGGCTACCGCTCCACGGGCACCTATCTCGGCGCCCTCGGCATCGGCTACAACACCAAGGTGCTGGCAAGCCGCAACCTGCCCGAGCCCAAGTGCTGGGCGGACCTCCTCGATCCGAAATACCGCGACGAGGTGCAGGTGTCGGATCCGAACTCCTCCGGTACGGCCTATGTCTTCCTGGCGACGCTCGTGCAGCTGATGGGCGAGGACAAGGCCTTCGACTACATGAAGGCCCTGCACAGGAACATCAACCAGTACACCAAGTCCGGCGCCGCCCCGGTGAAGGCGGTGGCGCTCGGCGAGACCGCCATCGGCATCGCCTTCATGCACGACATGGTGACGATGATCGCCGACGGCGCGCCGGTGAAGACCGTCGCTCCCTGCGAGGGCACGGGCTACGAGACCGGCTCGGTCTCCATCGTGAAGGGCGGCAAGAACCCGGAGATGGCGCAGAAGTTCGTGGACTGGGCGCTCTCCGCCGAAGCCCAGAAGCTCGTGGGCGCGGACCTCAAGATCTATTCCATCCCCTCCAACAAGGGCGCGCCCGTCTCGCCCGATGCGCCGAAGCTCGGCGAGATGAAGCTCATCACCTACGACACGGCGAAGTACGGCTCGGTCGCCGAGCGCACGCGCCTGCTCAGGAAGTGGGACGCGGAGGTGAAGTCGGCGGCCAAATAG
- a CDS encoding MetQ/NlpA family ABC transporter substrate-binding protein has product MSLKHLGLAALLSLASLPALAQQTQTVRVGVTPGPHAQILEAVKPIAAKKGLDIKIVEFSDYVVPNAALASGELEANSFQHQPYLDNQKADRGYKIETVAQTVNFPIGIYSKKHKAFDALPAGATVAIPNDPTNGGRALLLLQDKGLLKLKDGVGFKPTILDITENAKKLKFVEIDAAQAPRVLDDVDAAVINTNYATQAGLDPVKDALTRENPKGPYVNIIAVRTEDKDKPWVKTLVESYRTPEVKKFVEETFKGAVLTSW; this is encoded by the coding sequence ATGTCTCTCAAGCATCTGGGCCTCGCCGCCCTCCTCTCCCTCGCAAGCCTGCCCGCCCTGGCGCAGCAGACGCAGACCGTCCGCGTCGGCGTGACGCCCGGCCCGCACGCGCAGATCCTCGAAGCCGTGAAGCCCATCGCCGCGAAGAAGGGCCTCGACATCAAGATCGTCGAGTTCTCCGACTACGTGGTGCCGAACGCGGCCCTCGCCTCCGGCGAGCTCGAAGCGAACTCGTTCCAGCACCAGCCCTACCTGGACAACCAGAAGGCCGACCGCGGCTACAAGATCGAGACCGTGGCGCAGACCGTGAACTTCCCGATCGGGATCTACTCGAAGAAGCACAAGGCCTTCGACGCGCTCCCCGCCGGCGCGACCGTCGCCATCCCCAACGATCCCACCAACGGCGGCCGCGCGCTCCTGCTGCTGCAGGACAAGGGGCTCCTGAAGCTGAAGGACGGCGTGGGCTTCAAGCCGACGATCCTCGACATCACCGAGAACGCCAAGAAGCTGAAATTCGTCGAGATCGACGCCGCCCAGGCGCCGCGCGTGCTCGACGACGTGGACGCCGCCGTCATCAACACCAACTACGCCACGCAGGCCGGCCTCGATCCGGTGAAGGACGCCCTCACCCGCGAGAACCCGAAGGGGCCCTACGTCAACATCATCGCCGTGCGCACCGAGGACAAGGACAAGCCGTGGGTGAAGACCCTGGTCGAGTCCTACCGCACGCCCGAAGTGAAGAAGTTCGTCGAGGAGACGTTCAAGGGCGCGGTCCTCACGAGCTGGTAA
- a CDS encoding methionine ABC transporter permease, with the protein MSPEMIRLLAGATGETLLMVAISAGLGTLFGLPLGVFLATSGRGELFAAPWANRALGVVVNATRSTPFIILVVAIIPFTRLIAGTSIGTNAAIVPLTVAATPFIARLIEGAIREVDQGLIEAARAFGATPLQIVLKVLIPEAMPGIVLGLTLAVVSLIGYSAMVGAVGGGGLGDLGIRYGYQRFMPEMMLAVVVVLIVLVQALQSLGDLLARRLNKRIRHA; encoded by the coding sequence ATGTCGCCTGAGATGATCCGCCTGCTCGCCGGCGCGACCGGCGAGACCCTCCTGATGGTCGCGATCTCCGCCGGCCTCGGGACGCTCTTCGGCCTTCCGCTCGGCGTGTTCCTCGCCACCAGCGGGCGGGGCGAGCTCTTCGCGGCCCCCTGGGCGAACCGGGCGCTCGGCGTCGTCGTCAACGCGACGCGCTCCACGCCCTTCATCATCCTGGTGGTGGCGATCATTCCCTTCACCCGCCTCATTGCGGGCACCTCCATCGGCACCAATGCCGCCATCGTGCCGCTCACGGTCGCGGCCACGCCCTTCATCGCCCGCCTCATCGAGGGCGCGATCCGCGAGGTGGACCAGGGGCTGATCGAGGCCGCCCGCGCCTTCGGCGCCACGCCGCTGCAGATCGTGCTCAAGGTGCTCATTCCGGAGGCGATGCCCGGCATCGTGCTCGGCCTTACCCTCGCGGTCGTGTCGCTCATCGGCTACTCGGCCATGGTCGGCGCGGTCGGCGGCGGGGGCCTCGGCGACCTCGGCATCCGCTACGGCTACCAGCGCTTCATGCCCGAGATGATGCTGGCGGTGGTCGTGGTGCTGATCGTCCTGGTGCAGGCCCTCCAGAGTCTCGGCGACCTGCTCGCCCGCCGCCTCAACAAGCGCATCCGCCACGCGTGA
- a CDS encoding methionine ABC transporter ATP-binding protein, whose product MNVPLGHFGDSTLQRLIPAEPIVRLEAVSKVYPGRHGAPVAALEGIDLAVPKGSVLGVIGRSGAGKSTLIRLVNGLEKPTSGRVIVDGAEISALPESALRHARRSIGMIFQHFNLLSSRTAAENVALPLEVAGYDRAAIPARVDELLALVGLSDKRNRYPSELSGGQKQRVGIARALATNPKVLLSDEATSALDPETTRSILDLLSRINAELGLTILLITHEMAVIRSIAKEVAVIDGGRIVERGDVFDVFTRPRHAVTRSFLADETGRSLPPYVADRLRPEATPGSQAVVRIGFRGPHATDPVLARLARDLNIETNILAGSVDEIAGRPCGTLVVGVPEASLEKTLAFLTHYGLDTEVLGHVA is encoded by the coding sequence ATGAACGTGCCCCTCGGACATTTCGGCGATTCCACGTTGCAGCGCCTGATCCCGGCCGAACCCATCGTGCGGCTCGAAGCCGTGTCCAAGGTCTATCCCGGCCGCCACGGCGCCCCCGTTGCGGCTTTGGAGGGGATCGACCTTGCGGTGCCGAAAGGCTCCGTCCTCGGCGTCATCGGGCGCTCGGGAGCGGGCAAGTCGACCCTGATCCGGCTCGTGAACGGCCTGGAGAAGCCGACCTCCGGCCGCGTGATCGTGGACGGGGCGGAGATCTCCGCCCTGCCGGAGAGCGCGCTTCGCCACGCGCGCCGCTCCATCGGCATGATCTTCCAGCACTTCAACCTGCTCTCCTCCCGCACGGCGGCCGAGAACGTGGCCCTGCCCCTCGAGGTGGCCGGCTACGACCGGGCCGCGATCCCCGCCCGCGTGGACGAGCTCCTCGCCCTCGTCGGTCTTTCCGACAAGCGCAACCGCTACCCCTCCGAGCTGTCCGGCGGGCAGAAGCAGCGCGTCGGCATCGCCCGCGCGCTCGCGACGAACCCGAAGGTGCTGCTTTCGGACGAGGCGACCTCCGCCCTCGACCCCGAGACGACGCGCTCGATCCTCGACCTCCTGTCCCGCATCAACGCCGAGCTCGGCCTGACCATCCTGCTGATCACCCACGAGATGGCGGTGATCCGCTCCATTGCCAAGGAGGTGGCGGTGATCGACGGCGGGCGCATCGTCGAGCGGGGGGACGTGTTCGACGTCTTCACCAGGCCCCGCCATGCGGTGACGCGCTCCTTCCTCGCCGACGAGACCGGCCGCTCCCTGCCTCCCTACGTGGCGGACCGCCTGCGGCCCGAGGCCACGCCCGGCAGCCAGGCCGTGGTGCGGATCGGCTTCCGCGGCCCCCATGCGACGGACCCGGTGCTCGCGCGCCTCGCACGGGACCTCAACATCGAGACGAACATCCTCGCCGGCTCGGTGGACGAGATCGCGGGGCGGCCCTGCGGCACCCTCGTGGTCGGCGTGCCGGAGGCGTCGCTCGAGAAGACCCTCGCCTTCCTGACCCATTACGGACTCGACACGGAGGTTCTCGGCCATGTCGCCTGA
- a CDS encoding ABC transporter ATP-binding protein/permease, translating to MVKASLAAGLLGLALFALMSGGTPLSVLLPLSLIGLAAALYLGRSMPKFLRVFMAVLAFVETLLAALLVADAFGLIAGDLDGYVPPPSMPVGATIFAFVIFGVSRIPVIQRIMGIADRYFDSRAASEIRIPLLGTVRATEGAIGTSLLAFLILINLGQVALSVRFNFFSRDMFNALQAKDGPAFWYQLLWIFVPLAAVYISVALVEIVSQYVLRIRWRAFLNGLYVREWLGDGTHYRMQLVGREADNPDQRIADDLRNYVDQTYTLSIGLLNQSATLVSFIAILWALSRDFTLPGTDIPVPGLLVWVAILYAMMGTWLTHVIGRPLIGLYFRQERVEADYRFSLARLREYTEQVALLNGEEAEKEALGRRFGMIVDNFMRIVRRVMNLTIFQAGYFQANVVVPYILTAPYYFIDRISLGQMQQTVGAFSSVQGALDFFITSYSTIASYKAVVDRLLTFEASIESVRRRDAETHVELVETPDQDLKVSGLTVALPDGRALMRADGIAFRQGETTLLTGPSGSGKSTLFRAISGIWPFGEGQIRIPAGQSMMLLPQRPYIPMGTLRAAVTYPGMQGVYDDAVIREALRAARLPALADRLDEERAWAQTLSLGEQQRLAIARALLARPDWLFLDEATAALDEPTEAEIYAMLKAKLPETTIVSIGHRSTLAAFHDRRIDMRRQDDGLYAPVDLREPQPAE from the coding sequence ATGGTGAAGGCCAGCCTCGCGGCGGGACTCCTCGGTCTTGCCCTGTTTGCACTCATGTCGGGCGGAACTCCCCTGTCCGTCCTTCTTCCGCTCTCCCTGATCGGACTGGCCGCCGCCCTCTACCTCGGCCGCAGCATGCCGAAGTTCCTCAGGGTCTTCATGGCCGTGCTGGCTTTCGTGGAGACGCTCCTCGCCGCGCTCCTCGTGGCAGATGCCTTCGGTCTCATCGCCGGCGACCTCGACGGCTACGTGCCCCCGCCCTCCATGCCGGTCGGCGCCACCATCTTCGCCTTCGTGATCTTCGGCGTGTCGCGCATCCCCGTCATCCAGAGGATCATGGGCATCGCCGACCGCTACTTCGATTCGCGCGCCGCGAGCGAGATCCGCATCCCGCTGCTCGGCACCGTCCGGGCGACGGAAGGCGCCATCGGCACCTCGCTCCTCGCCTTCCTCATCCTCATCAACCTGGGTCAGGTGGCGCTGAGCGTGCGGTTCAACTTCTTCAGCCGCGACATGTTCAACGCCCTCCAGGCCAAGGACGGTCCGGCCTTCTGGTACCAGCTGCTGTGGATCTTCGTGCCGCTCGCCGCGGTCTACATCTCCGTGGCGCTGGTCGAGATCGTCTCCCAGTACGTCCTGCGCATCCGCTGGCGCGCGTTCCTCAACGGCCTCTACGTGCGCGAATGGCTGGGGGACGGGACCCATTACCGCATGCAGCTCGTGGGGCGGGAGGCGGACAACCCCGACCAGCGCATCGCCGACGATCTGCGCAACTACGTGGACCAGACCTACACGCTCTCCATCGGCCTCCTGAACCAGTCGGCCACCCTGGTCTCCTTCATCGCCATCCTCTGGGCCCTGTCGCGGGACTTCACCCTGCCGGGCACCGACATTCCCGTCCCCGGCCTCCTGGTGTGGGTCGCGATTCTCTACGCGATGATGGGCACCTGGCTCACCCACGTGATCGGCCGGCCGCTCATCGGCCTCTACTTCCGGCAGGAGCGGGTGGAGGCCGACTACCGCTTCTCCCTGGCGCGCCTTCGCGAGTACACGGAGCAGGTCGCGCTCCTGAACGGCGAGGAGGCCGAGAAGGAGGCGCTCGGCCGGCGCTTCGGCATGATCGTCGACAACTTCATGCGCATCGTGCGCCGGGTGATGAACCTCACCATCTTCCAGGCCGGCTACTTCCAGGCCAACGTGGTGGTCCCCTACATCCTGACCGCCCCCTACTATTTCATCGACCGGATCAGCCTCGGCCAGATGCAGCAGACGGTGGGTGCGTTCTCGAGCGTGCAGGGGGCGCTGGACTTCTTCATCACCTCTTACTCGACCATCGCGAGCTACAAGGCGGTGGTCGACCGTCTCCTCACCTTCGAGGCGTCCATCGAGAGCGTGCGCCGGCGGGATGCCGAGACGCACGTGGAGCTGGTCGAGACTCCCGACCAGGACCTGAAGGTATCCGGCCTCACGGTGGCCCTGCCGGACGGGCGGGCGCTCATGCGGGCCGACGGCATCGCCTTCCGCCAGGGAGAGACCACGCTGCTCACCGGGCCGTCCGGCTCCGGCAAGTCCACCCTGTTCCGCGCCATCTCGGGCATCTGGCCCTTCGGGGAGGGGCAGATCCGGATTCCCGCGGGGCAGAGCATGATGCTCCTGCCGCAGCGGCCCTACATTCCCATGGGCACCCTGCGCGCGGCGGTCACCTATCCCGGCATGCAGGGGGTCTATGACGACGCCGTCATCCGCGAGGCGCTGCGCGCCGCCAGGCTCCCGGCCCTGGCGGACCGGCTCGACGAGGAGCGCGCCTGGGCGCAGACCCTCTCCCTCGGCGAGCAGCAGCGCCTCGCCATCGCCCGCGCCCTTCTCGCCCGTCCCGACTGGCTCTTCCTCGACGAGGCGACCGCGGCCCTCGACGAGCCGACCGAGGCCGAGATCTACGCCATGCTGAAGGCCAAGCTGCCGGAGACCACCATCGTCTCCATCGGCCACCGCTCGACGCTGGCGGCCTTCCACGACCGGCGCATCGACATGCGCCGGCAGGACGACGGCCTCTACGCCCCGGTGGACCTGCGCGAGCCGCAGCCGGCGGAATGA
- a CDS encoding META domain-containing protein: MNEVLMNALRLAALLAALAVVPAAHAQTSTVYGRPAGPTRTVDNKVPQPGQQDKIFPLGSVWTAVSLNGKPFTGDRPSFTLDDQLRARGFGGCNNYSATAYPLREQRLAVGPFALTKKSCDKATMAAEQAFLVALRTAAHWDIVGPILTIKTQSGELKFERAL, from the coding sequence ATGAATGAGGTCCTCATGAACGCGCTTCGCCTTGCGGCGCTCCTGGCCGCCCTGGCCGTGGTGCCCGCCGCCCATGCCCAGACATCGACAGTCTACGGCCGTCCCGCCGGCCCCACCCGCACGGTCGACAACAAGGTCCCGCAGCCCGGCCAGCAGGACAAGATCTTTCCGCTCGGCTCCGTCTGGACGGCGGTCAGCCTGAACGGCAAGCCCTTCACGGGCGACCGCCCCAGCTTCACCCTGGACGACCAGCTCCGCGCGCGCGGCTTCGGCGGATGCAACAACTATTCGGCGACGGCCTATCCCCTGCGCGAGCAGCGCCTCGCCGTCGGCCCCTTCGCGCTCACCAAGAAGAGCTGCGACAAGGCGACCATGGCCGCCGAGCAGGCCTTCCTCGTCGCCCTGCGCACCGCCGCCCACTGGGACATCGTCGGCCCGATCCTGACCATCAAGACCCAGAGCGGCGAGCTGAAGTTCGAGCGGGCGCTCTGA